One Candidatus Sulfurimonas baltica DNA segment encodes these proteins:
- a CDS encoding PAS domain-containing sensor histidine kinase, with the protein MELKLKNIIEALKNSSGQQFFEKIVLSLASTIDVEYVFIARLDDKHNNSSTIALAAKGKIVDNFVYDLKNTPCADVSDNTVCCFTQGITKLYPKDQLLIDMNIESYIGTPLQDSKGNVMGIIVALSEKKIENEDFIKTLFEVFSGRIAVELEREILEASNREYKERLELALEGSSDGLWDWGLTTNELYLSPRWKDMLGYKDDELSSEFLTWKDNVHPEDIEEILHKVDSYLGHKTTVFEHTFRMKHKDGSWVWILGRGKAQFDKDGNPFRFSGTHSDITKEKNLEIKLNEANNSLASKVQEQTKELQESKNFLETIFNTTKESIAILDLNSNFLFVNDAYEIMTGFTKAELYTTSCIELTVAEMIEESKKVLAKVIKDGYYEGYEKACITKNNGLIDVKMNISLMPGGDKLLSVVRDVTIENILKVERLVQENRFIEQSRLAQMGEMLSMIAHQWRQPLGAISSTVVNLQMKIELETFDLETQEGRDASSKYFYDRLVKIEGFVKTLTETVDDFRNFYKPNRESVEATLQEVAIKALSIIKDSLKSDNVELICVYNSSAKHKIHVNEMMQVVLNILKNAQDNFKEKHIKNPQIIIITEKESISICDNGGGISPEIMDKIFDPYFSTKSAKNGTGLGLYMSKRIIEEHHKGSLNVYNKGGGVCFNIRLHAPSI; encoded by the coding sequence ATGGAATTAAAACTTAAAAACATCATTGAAGCTCTGAAGAACTCCTCAGGGCAACAGTTTTTTGAGAAAATAGTTCTTAGTTTGGCTTCTACCATTGATGTCGAGTATGTTTTCATTGCCCGCCTTGATGACAAACACAACAACTCCTCAACAATTGCCCTTGCCGCAAAAGGCAAAATTGTCGATAATTTTGTATATGATTTAAAAAATACACCCTGCGCTGATGTCAGCGATAACACTGTTTGCTGCTTTACACAGGGGATAACTAAACTTTACCCTAAAGACCAACTTCTAATAGATATGAATATTGAATCCTATATAGGTACTCCATTGCAAGACTCCAAAGGTAATGTTATGGGGATAATAGTAGCTCTCTCTGAGAAAAAAATAGAGAATGAAGATTTTATTAAAACACTCTTTGAAGTTTTCTCGGGGCGAATAGCCGTAGAGTTGGAGAGAGAAATACTTGAGGCTAGCAACCGTGAGTATAAAGAGCGCTTAGAGTTGGCATTGGAGGGGAGCAGTGACGGATTATGGGATTGGGGCTTAACTACCAATGAGCTGTATCTATCTCCTAGATGGAAAGATATGCTTGGATATAAAGATGATGAACTCTCTAGTGAGTTTTTAACATGGAAAGATAACGTCCATCCAGAGGATATTGAAGAGATTTTGCATAAAGTTGACTCTTATCTAGGACACAAGACAACTGTTTTTGAACACACTTTTCGGATGAAACACAAAGATGGCTCATGGGTGTGGATTTTAGGACGGGGCAAGGCTCAGTTTGACAAAGATGGGAATCCTTTTCGTTTTAGCGGAACACACAGTGATATAACGAAAGAAAAAAACTTAGAAATTAAGCTAAACGAAGCAAACAATTCGCTTGCATCCAAGGTTCAGGAGCAGACTAAAGAACTTCAAGAATCAAAAAATTTCCTTGAAACTATTTTTAATACTACAAAAGAGAGTATAGCTATTTTAGATTTGAACTCTAATTTTTTATTTGTTAATGACGCATATGAAATAATGACCGGTTTTACAAAAGCAGAACTCTATACTACATCATGCATTGAGCTCACAGTTGCTGAGATGATAGAAGAGTCAAAGAAAGTTCTAGCAAAAGTAATTAAAGATGGCTATTATGAAGGTTATGAAAAAGCCTGTATTACGAAAAACAACGGGCTAATTGATGTGAAAATGAACATTAGTCTTATGCCTGGTGGGGACAAGCTTCTCTCTGTAGTTCGGGATGTAACAATAGAAAATATCCTAAAAGTAGAAAGATTAGTGCAGGAGAATAGGTTTATTGAGCAGTCTCGTCTTGCTCAGATGGGGGAGATGCTTAGTATGATAGCCCATCAATGGAGACAACCTCTCGGTGCAATTTCTTCAACAGTTGTAAATTTGCAAATGAAAATTGAGTTGGAAACATTTGACTTGGAGACACAAGAGGGCAGAGATGCTTCTTCTAAATATTTTTATGACAGGCTTGTGAAAATAGAGGGCTTTGTTAAAACTTTAACGGAGACTGTAGATGATTTTAGAAATTTTTATAAACCCAATAGGGAGTCCGTAGAAGCAACCCTTCAGGAGGTGGCGATAAAAGCACTGTCTATTATTAAAGATTCCCTAAAGAGTGATAATGTAGAGTTGATATGTGTATATAACTCTAGCGCTAAGCATAAAATACATGTTAATGAGATGATGCAGGTTGTCTTAAATATATTGAAAAATGCACAAGATAACTTTAAAGAAAAGCATATAAAAAACCCTCAGATTATAATTATTACGGAAAAAGAGAGTATCTCTATCTGTGATAACGGTGGAGGAATATCTCCCGAGATAATGGATAAAATTTTCGATCCATATTTCTCTACAAAAAGTGCAAAAAATGGAACAGGTTTGGGACTTTACATGTCAAAAAGAATTATAGAAGAGCACCATAAAGGTTCATTAAATGTCTACAATAAAGGGGGTGGCGTCTGCTTTAATATACGCTTACATGCGCCGAGTATATAA
- a CDS encoding response regulator — translation MRDNLKELIKITKTLKLLYVEDDKQVRDSTLEMLNNFFSDIVIAMDGQEGLEKFNENQFDLIITDMQMPNLNGLEMLKKLNSRVPSLVLSAYDFGSQVSKYGVHDYILKPLESEQFIMALHKVVEKIQQK, via the coding sequence TTGAGAGATAATTTAAAAGAACTTATAAAAATCACTAAAACTTTAAAACTACTGTATGTAGAGGATGATAAGCAAGTGAGAGATTCTACTCTCGAAATGTTAAACAACTTTTTTAGTGATATAGTTATAGCAATGGATGGACAAGAAGGTCTTGAAAAGTTCAATGAAAATCAGTTTGATTTGATTATCACAGATATGCAGATGCCTAATTTAAATGGTTTGGAGATGCTAAAAAAGCTAAATTCAAGAGTGCCATCTTTAGTTCTATCTGCATATGATTTTGGAAGTCAAGTGAGTAAATACGGAGTTCATGATTATATACTAAAGCCATTGGAATCAGAACAGTTTATTATGGCACTCCATAAAGTAGTCGAAAAAATACAACAAAAATAG
- a CDS encoding thiazole synthase, protein MDNILKIGKYELGSRLIVGSGKYKDFQTTKEATLASGSELITVAVRRLNITNPDQENLRDTFAGTNVKFLPNSAGCVTAEEAITTFRLTREATGIDLIKLEVIGDTQKTLYPDVIETIKACEILSKEGFTIMAYTSDDPIMAKRLEDAGAHAIMPLAAPIGSGLGIQNPYNIVFIREAVNVPVIVDAGIGCASDAAYAMELGAAGVLTNTAIAQAQNPMFMAEAMKHAVIAGRMSYLSGRIPKRPYATASSPIDGMIQF, encoded by the coding sequence ATGGACAACATTTTAAAAATTGGAAAATATGAACTAGGTTCTCGTTTGATAGTTGGAAGTGGAAAATACAAAGATTTTCAAACAACAAAAGAGGCAACACTAGCAAGCGGGAGTGAACTAATAACAGTTGCGGTTCGTCGTTTAAATATTACAAATCCAGACCAAGAGAATCTTCGTGATACTTTTGCCGGAACCAATGTAAAATTTTTACCAAACTCTGCCGGCTGCGTAACAGCAGAAGAGGCTATAACTACTTTTCGTTTGACTCGTGAAGCTACCGGTATTGACTTAATAAAACTCGAAGTTATCGGAGACACTCAAAAAACACTTTATCCTGATGTTATAGAGACTATCAAAGCTTGTGAAATTCTATCTAAAGAGGGTTTTACTATTATGGCTTATACTTCAGATGACCCTATAATGGCAAAAAGACTTGAAGATGCCGGTGCACATGCGATTATGCCACTTGCTGCTCCTATTGGGAGTGGCTTGGGTATTCAAAACCCTTACAATATAGTTTTTATTCGCGAAGCTGTAAACGTGCCTGTAATAGTTGATGCAGGAATAGGGTGTGCGAGTGATGCTGCATACGCCATGGAACTTGGAGCTGCGGGTGTCCTTACAAATACGGCAATCGCTCAGGCACAAAATCCGATGTTTATGGCAGAGGCTATGAAACATGCAGTTATTGCCGGACGAATGAGTTACTTAAGTGGAAGAATTCCAAAAAGACCTTACGCAACAGCATCTTCTCCAATAGATGGAATGATACAGTTTTAG
- a CDS encoding NAD(P)H-hydrate dehydratase, which yields MQKLFEEVATLDKRCYEEFFLNEDILMEHAANGIAEYIRSKFSKGAKVLFACGSGNNGADGIACARLLHVEYDVSIFYAKKPSSKMALLQEERAKSIGVKESKKLEDCDVLVDAIVGTGFSGELSDNLKNIISEMNSSNAFKIACDIPSAFKFRADVTLTMGALKRNMFLDSVKEFIGEIRVLNLGLSRELYEKSSNWNLLDLDDLTLPFRTKEDSHKGSYGHLALACGDKSGAGIISALSALRFGSGLVTLVGFEDINIPHTIMYSHEVPKNATAIAIGMGLGEEFSDKELAKFLDNELPLIADADIFYMSIISDILKRKNVVITPHVKEFISLLKITKIADISVEELQKNRFKYVEDFCKVFPHVTLILKGANVIIANGNKFYINPHGTSALAKGGSGDVLSGLVGSLLAQGHDCFFAAINGSLAHVKLALNYNGSNFSLTPDDLIEGIGKL from the coding sequence GTGCAAAAACTTTTTGAAGAGGTAGCTACTTTAGATAAAAGATGCTACGAAGAGTTCTTTCTAAATGAAGATATTTTGATGGAACATGCCGCCAACGGTATAGCTGAGTATATTCGTTCAAAATTTTCAAAGGGCGCAAAAGTGTTATTTGCATGTGGAAGCGGAAATAATGGCGCCGACGGCATCGCATGTGCAAGACTTCTACATGTAGAGTATGACGTATCGATTTTTTATGCTAAAAAACCAAGCTCTAAAATGGCACTTCTTCAAGAGGAGCGTGCCAAAAGTATCGGTGTTAAAGAGTCCAAAAAACTTGAAGATTGTGATGTATTAGTCGATGCAATAGTTGGAACAGGTTTTAGTGGTGAACTTAGTGATAACTTAAAAAATATAATAAGCGAGATGAATTCGTCTAATGCTTTTAAAATCGCTTGTGATATCCCATCTGCCTTTAAATTTAGAGCAGACGTAACTCTTACAATGGGTGCTTTGAAAAGAAACATGTTCCTAGATTCAGTAAAAGAGTTTATAGGAGAGATAAGAGTTTTAAATTTAGGTCTCAGCAGAGAGCTGTATGAAAAAAGCAGCAACTGGAATTTACTTGATTTAGATGACTTAACTCTTCCATTTAGAACTAAAGAGGATTCACACAAGGGAAGCTATGGACATCTGGCACTGGCATGTGGAGATAAAAGTGGAGCAGGGATAATCAGTGCTCTGTCTGCTTTGAGATTTGGAAGCGGGTTGGTTACCCTTGTCGGATTTGAAGATATAAATATTCCACATACCATAATGTACTCACATGAAGTTCCAAAAAATGCAACTGCCATAGCAATCGGTATGGGCTTGGGAGAAGAGTTTAGCGACAAAGAGTTGGCTAAATTTTTAGACAATGAGTTACCTTTAATCGCAGATGCAGATATATTTTACATGTCAATAATTTCAGATATTTTAAAGAGAAAAAATGTAGTTATAACTCCACATGTAAAAGAGTTTATCTCACTTCTCAAAATAACAAAGATAGCAGATATAAGTGTAGAAGAACTACAAAAAAACCGTTTTAAATATGTAGAAGATTTTTGTAAAGTGTTTCCACATGTAACACTTATCTTAAAAGGGGCAAATGTAATTATAGCCAATGGTAATAAGTTTTATATAAATCCTCATGGAACTTCTGCTTTGGCAAAAGGCGGCAGCGGCGATGTTTTAAGTGGTTTAGTGGGTTCACTTCTTGCTCAAGGACATGATTGTTTTTTTGCTGCTATAAACGGCTCTTTAGCACATGTGAAACTGGCGCTAAACTACAACGGTTCTAATTTTTCACTTACTCCGGATGACCTGATAGAGGGTATAGGTAAACTATAA
- a CDS encoding ATP-binding protein, whose product MRDRLGKYESSINTLRLEERSLRYNTLILGEEGSGKTNLACKIRNFVIDSDVPTLYLDFSDSNEDNIELRYKDEHFNYIRFDESESFKDELNKLIAEKKHIYMSVNPNYFSNKRDIKSKLTQVLQTQELLDNYYYFFHDIENLNGFYTKFEDFLLYMLGFLNLKKYGFTFLTQPHSIFENPQLKLLFTFLYLGKCSDLESFNTKRLKKLPKNRFFYQYRTDYHTLLFNDIKSNVVQIDEYIFEE is encoded by the coding sequence ATGAGAGATAGACTAGGGAAATACGAAAGCAGTATAAATACGTTGAGACTAGAGGAGAGATCACTTCGATACAACACTCTAATTTTAGGGGAAGAGGGTTCTGGCAAAACAAATCTGGCATGCAAAATAAGAAATTTTGTTATTGACAGCGATGTTCCGACTTTATATCTTGATTTTTCAGACTCAAACGAGGATAATATTGAGTTAAGATACAAAGACGAGCATTTTAATTATATAAGGTTTGATGAGAGTGAATCATTTAAAGATGAATTAAACAAGCTAATAGCTGAGAAAAAACATATATATATGTCTGTTAACCCTAACTATTTCTCCAACAAAAGAGATATCAAAAGCAAGCTTACACAGGTACTTCAAACACAAGAGCTTTTGGACAATTATTATTACTTTTTTCATGATATTGAAAATCTAAATGGCTTTTATACAAAATTTGAGGACTTTTTGCTTTACATGCTTGGCTTTTTAAATCTAAAAAAATATGGGTTCACTTTTTTGACTCAGCCTCACAGTATCTTTGAAAATCCTCAGTTAAAGCTTTTATTTACGTTTTTATATTTGGGAAAATGTTCGGATCTTGAGTCTTTTAACACAAAAAGGTTGAAAAAATTACCAAAAAATAGATTTTTTTATCAGTACAGAACGGACTATCACACTCTACTTTTTAACGACATTAAGAGCAATGTGGTTCAGATAGATGAGTATATTTTTGAAGAGTAG
- a CDS encoding cytochrome-c peroxidase: MYSKTLLSLALATASLLASGLSDNAKNAGLLPIPSSETELLKLIDNPKNPITKEKIELGKKLYFDPRLSKSGFISCNSCHNLSEGGDDGISAAVGHKWASNPHHLNSPTVYNSVFFSSQFWDGRDPDLEKQAQGPIQAHPEMAATKEHVVATVTSIPAYVNEFKFAYGDDVKISFEKVTDTIAIFERTLVTPSAYDDYLNGKDDAMTPLQKAGLKTFIDKGCATCHNGVALGGEMNAFNITGTYIHQNVGDFKGNENGMVKVPTLRNITQTAPYFHNGKVWNLQEAIVEMGRIQVGEKISDKEASSIEEFLKALDGRKPVLSIPMLPASTSTTPKPDLN, translated from the coding sequence ATGTACTCAAAAACTCTTCTCTCCTTAGCTCTTGCTACAGCTTCGCTTCTCGCTTCTGGCTTGTCTGATAATGCAAAAAATGCAGGTTTACTGCCAATACCTAGTTCTGAAACTGAACTTTTAAAGTTGATTGACAATCCAAAAAATCCAATCACTAAAGAGAAGATTGAACTTGGTAAAAAATTGTACTTTGACCCAAGATTGTCCAAGAGTGGTTTTATCAGTTGCAACAGTTGCCATAACCTTAGCGAGGGTGGAGATGATGGGATAAGTGCGGCAGTCGGTCATAAATGGGCTTCAAATCCACACCACTTAAACTCACCGACTGTCTATAATTCAGTATTTTTTTCTTCTCAGTTTTGGGACGGTCGTGACCCTGACTTAGAAAAACAGGCACAAGGACCAATTCAAGCCCATCCTGAAATGGCAGCAACAAAAGAGCATGTAGTTGCAACTGTAACCTCTATCCCTGCCTATGTAAATGAGTTTAAATTTGCTTACGGAGATGACGTAAAGATAAGCTTTGAAAAAGTTACAGATACGATTGCCATTTTTGAGAGAACACTTGTCACTCCATCCGCATATGATGACTACTTAAACGGTAAAGATGATGCGATGACTCCTCTTCAAAAAGCTGGTCTTAAAACCTTTATAGATAAAGGTTGTGCAACTTGTCACAACGGCGTTGCATTAGGCGGAGAGATGAATGCTTTTAACATTACAGGAACTTACATTCACCAAAATGTTGGTGATTTTAAGGGTAACGAAAATGGTATGGTAAAAGTACCTACACTTAGAAATATCACACAAACTGCACCATACTTTCATAATGGAAAAGTTTGGAATTTACAAGAGGCAATAGTTGAGATGGGTCGTATTCAAGTGGGTGAAAAAATCAGCGACAAAGAAGCTTCTTCTATAGAGGAGTTCTTAAAAGCATTAGATGGGAGAAAACCTGTTCTCTCTATCCCTATGCTTCCAGCTTCAACAAGCACTACCCCTAAACCGGACCTTAACTAG